AATGCACCTCAAGCTTCTTTAACCCTTTTACTCCACTTTTTACCTTATCTCAGATGTGTTTGAGAAGAGATTTCTCATGCAAAGGTGAACTTCCAGCTTTTATGGCAATGGGAATTCAGACTGGGCAATGTCCTGGGTTGACCCTTCCTGAGCAGTGGGGTTGGAGGAGGTGATGTCCAGAGCCTCCTCAACCCGATGGATCCTGCAAAGGGACTGGCCAAAATCAcatcccagcccagcacctgAATTTGGTACCGAGGCACAAGATAGAAATtgaaaaggaacaaaggaaagaaaaaccagCAGCTAACCGGGTTAGGATTCAGCCTGAAAAGCCAAGACAGTAGTTACAACATGCTACGAATGGCCAAAATTATCAAGGACAAGGTGATGACAGTCATATTGGACATTTTCTCAATGATAAAGGCTTAAAGCTTGACTCTGCATTAGGAGCAGGCCACATCTCTCACAAAAAGAACAAGCAGGAGCAGTAGAAAAGCACATAATCACACCCAAACAGATGACTAGATGGGATTATTTTGTGCTTGGCTTGCGTCATGCTTCCttgcttttctcccttccttctgcacCTTATCTCGATACCAAATTGTACCGTGCACTTATGAAAAAGATCAAATTTGAGTGATCAGGTCAGAATTTTAAGGCACACAGCTCAGCTACAATGCTGCGTGCTCATGATGGGGGTACTGGGCTCTATAGCtagggaaaattaatttcattttctgcagtaCAAACTCTTCTTCctctaaaacaaaaatccatttctGAGGCCAAGCgtgaatttcttttttaagtcaTGAGTGAAAATTGGGATAGCAACAAaaaattcagctttcatttGAATATTACTGTGCGGAAAGTAGATTACAAGGCACTGCTTCCCCACCAAGAAAATGAACGCACTGACCATGGTGAGATTGGAAGGGGATGGGCTACAACATTTTTaggctgctgtgagcagcctAAAATTCATTTGTGAGCCACGCAAATGAATATTTCTGGTAACTACTTACTCAATTTCCCGTTATTCATACTGAAAGATGGATGATCTAACACAGAAACCTTGGTATTTTAAACTCATTGAAGAATGAGTTTAAAATTTGAGTTtacaggatttaaaaaatgagtttaaattTGCCCAGGCTGACACAAAACTCAGCTCCCTGAGTTCTTCGCTCTCCCAAACCTGTTTAAGTCGTTAGACATAAAAAAGTGCACATCCCTGCAGTGGGCAAAGTGCACCTCAATTTCTTAATCCTTAGATACACCAAATATACTGTAAATAAACCCAGCCCCTCAATGTACTGGTTGGCTTTTCCTTGCTAAAGGAGACTCGAGGAAACAATAATTCCTCTCCTCGATTTTTGATGGGTCATCCTGGAGCCATCCTTCCCCATCCTTCTTTCGCTTCCCCCAGCACCTcggaggggcagggcagggtaaCACCAGCTCCTGTTtgtcctccacctcctcctccaagaGGGAATATCGATTTCCTGTCTTTGTGGGGGAATAAAATAGAGATTTATTTCTGTGGGTGAGCTTTACGCTGGTCAGATTAATGGAAACAGCAGGAATGGCACGAATCTAATCCTGTAAGGCTggacagaagaacaaaacatttcacaaagcaGATGCCTCCCAGATCCAACACTGATACGCAGCCAGGTCAACCCAGGAAGCATCCAGGCAGCCAGAAACCCAGGTCAAAGCATAAAggtatctttttgttttctccatttcgGGGGCTATTTAGCTCCAGGTGTTGGAAAACGTGTGCCAATGCAAGGAGCAGATTCCAACTACCACGACTCCATCTAAGCCATGCACGTAAAACTTACTCCCACTGTGAAATGAACTGCTACTCTCTATTTAGGAAAAACTAATACAGAAGCAGCTGATATTCTAATTTCAGGACccaaaattcaaatatttaaaattaaatatcatcaaggcttaaaaaaaaacatggagtTATTTTGCAAGTGAGTGATACTCTCTAGAAAGCTTTAAATTCTCCCCTCatttagtaatttattttacttgcacGAACTAAgcataaaatgatttttccccactgctttggaaatttgttttaattacaagtCTGGGCAGCATAATTGGGGAAGCATGTTTAgctcacacaaaaaaaattggTTGGGTTAGAAGAAAAATCCTCCTAACACTCCCTCGGCTCTACGGGTCCTTCAACCCAATTTGACGTGAATGAAACCATTATTGTTCTTTTGACTCCTGCTGAGCCATTATGTTAACGGTTTTCCAGAGACCTGGGTAGCATTTTCCTACATGTGTTCATTATTCCACCAGCCAGGATTTGGGTCCTTACACAGCAGAGGTTTCAAcgtttaaaatactttttgttctaCCTTCTGAGAAAGCAATACGCATTTCAGATTGGTGTATGGGTGGGGAGTTGGAATTAGCTGAGAAAACTCTGtccccctctttccctctttttagGCAGCAATCaatttaacatattaaaaactGCAGCAATGAAGAGTCCAATCAAGCAAATGAAACTGAACACACCCACTGAGAGATATTTCCTGCCATAAAAATGCTCCCACATTGGATGGAAGAGTCACACCCTAATAAAatttaacagagaaaacaataaaaagggTTAAAAGGTAATAAAAGGATTATTATCAAGCTACATAAACTAAGCCAAACCTTTAAGTgatattttattgcattaaaaTGCGAGCTCTGATGACCCAGCTGGTGTTTTAACTGCTTTAGAGccaaaataataacttttttttttttttttaaaaaaaaacgtgttttttttttaaaaaaaaaaaaaaaaagcttgtgcaACTATGTACTAGATGGTTGCTGTACAATCTTCctgaaataaagttattttctgcatcttatttgaaagcatttaatAAATACCATTCCAAAACCAACTGGCTACTTTGGCtccaaaaaggaaagcaggattCAAGTAATTGATACTTCCACAAATACTTCCTTTGCAACAGCACCAACGTAAGTGACATACACAGGGGACAGTTTGGTATCTAATGCTGTTCCTGTGACAAGTCAATTAAACACAGAGGAGGTACGTGTAATTTTCTTTACCAACCAGCACGGATGAGCTGTAACCTCTGGTTTTCATCAGAAGGCATTTCAAGTAAGATTTTATGTTTCTGACACATGCATAGATTGCTTTAAAATGAGCACagaattgctttaaaatgagCACAGAACCCGCAGGCTGATCAAGGCAACAAAACCATTACAGGAGCATGAGCACTCAAAAAAGCAGTAAGGAGGCTGATGACAACTGAGCTTAAATGCCAAACTCCTTCCGAGCAGAACTTCTACCACATACCTAAAGGCCAGAAATAAACTCATTAAGACATGTTCCTGAAGTCGGTTTAAAATAGCATCTTATATCCTGTGTAGGTACCATATGGACCAGAAACTCCAAAGCTATTAGCTATAAAAAGAAGCACCACGCAGCTGATGCAAACCTCCAACTTCCCAGCAATATTGAGTCTTCCAGAAGGCCCAAGACATCATCCAAATACCttgagaatgaaaagaaacttcCCCTGTAGGAAGAGCAGCACTTTTGAGTTAGGGATGACAATTAAGGCTTAGCATAAAGCCTCAATATCCGGTTTCTGCACTCCTGAAATGTCTCGTATCGGTTTTCTCACCTGGTAGGGGCACGGGATGTGATACTCCCTGCAGCGTTCTTGAATCCACGTCGTCTCCCACACACCTCGATAAGCCTGCTCATAGAAATAGCAGCCAATTACAACCAACAGTGGCACGAGGTACAGAACACTGAACACGCCAATCCGGATCATGAACTTCACTAGCTTGTCCTGGTTCTCTTTTTCTAACGGGATTTCAATGCGAACCCGATTGAGAGAGATAATGCCAGCTAGCAGGAGGGAAACTCCGACAACAACATAGAGGCAGAGGGGTGCAAGGACAAAGTATCTCAATGCATCCACATCATAGAGGCCAACAAAACATACGCCGCTAATATTGTCACCTTCAATTTTATTCATTGCTAAGAGGATGATGGTGAGAGTTCCCGGAATGCCCCAGGCACTGGCGTGGAAGAGCAACGCTTTCTTCTCGATCGCTTCGCTGCCCCATTTTGGCACGGCTGCCAAGAACCACGTGATGGTGAGAATGACCCACCAAACACTGCCAGCCATGGTAAAGAAATAGAGCACCATGAAAAGCATGGTGCAAGCTTTGTTGTGAGAGCCCTGGGTCACCGTGGAAGCCTTGTACTGGGCAGGGCTCGATGCGTTACACGCTACTCGGTCTTCAAGCAGAAAGccaatgaagaaaattaatgacaCCATCATGTAACAGACAGCGTAAAATATGATCGGTCTTTCGGGATAGCGAAATCTTGTGACATCGatcagaaaagttaaaaaggtAAACAAGGTAGCAGAAAGGCAGACGATGGAGATCACTCCGATGAAGTAGCGAGCAAAGGAGAGCTCCTCACGACGAAAGTACATATTTGGGCAAGGAGGGGAACAGTCCCGTACCCTCAGGAAAGAGTAACCCAGGTCGGGGTCGATTTTCAACTCTCGAGGACACCAAAAGCCATAATCCCTCTGCACTGCCATTGGGGCCTCTTCTGTGGGCTCCCCACCTAAACTGAGGTCAACGAGGCGAGGATACGGCTCATCACAATCCGGGAATCTAGAAAGGAAGACAAGAATTATTTACAAGAAATATGCACACACTCTGCAAAGCCCAGCA
The nucleotide sequence above comes from Aythya fuligula isolate bAytFul2 chromosome 3, bAytFul2.pri, whole genome shotgun sequence. Encoded proteins:
- the FZD3 gene encoding frizzled-3, yielding MAGSWMLCYLWLLDVLVGHSRGHSLFSCEPIILRMCQDLPYNTTFMPNLLNHYDQQTAALAMEPFHPMVNLECSRDFRPFLCALYAPVCMEYGRVTLPCRRLCQRAYSECSKLMEMFGVSWPEDMECTRFPDCDEPYPRLVDLSLGGEPTEEAPMAVQRDYGFWCPRELKIDPDLGYSFLRVRDCSPPCPNMYFRREELSFARYFIGVISIVCLSATLFTFLTFLIDVTRFRYPERPIIFYAVCYMMVSLIFFIGFLLEDRVACNASSPAQYKASTVTQGSHNKACTMLFMVLYFFTMAGSVWWVILTITWFLAAVPKWGSEAIEKKALLFHASAWGIPGTLTIILLAMNKIEGDNISGVCFVGLYDVDALRYFVLAPLCLYVVVGVSLLLAGIISLNRVRIEIPLEKENQDKLVKFMIRIGVFSVLYLVPLLVVIGCYFYEQAYRGVWETTWIQERCREYHIPCPYQVTQMSRPDLILFLMKYLMALVVGIPSVFWVGSKKTCFEWASFFHGRRKKEVVNESRQVLQEPDFAQSLLRDPNTPIIRKSRGTSTQGTSTHASSTQLAMLDDQRSKAGSVHSKVSSYHGSLHRSRDGRYTPCSYRGVEERLPHGSMSRLTDHSRHSSSHRLNEQSRHSSVRDLSSNPMTHITHGTSMNRVIEEDGTSA